In Patescibacteria group bacterium, a single genomic region encodes these proteins:
- a CDS encoding transposase, with protein sequence MLYKGRYRVESIRLSNWDYRTPGYYFITICVEQRYREPFGYIKNGYMCLSNIGTMAHRYWFDIPKHFPNVSLDVFVIMPDHMHGIIWIREPVETCHGMSLHADQIKHYDHQFNKFSKPISQSIPMIVNQYKSAVTRWCRQHQSGFQWQPRYYEHIIRNEQAFHNIQRYIINNPKKYLCGHG encoded by the coding sequence ATGTTATACAAAGGCAGATATCGTGTAGAATCGATTAGATTATCAAATTGGGATTATCGCACACCTGGTTATTATTTTATTACCATTTGCGTCGAACAACGGTATAGAGAACCGTTTGGTTATATAAAAAACGGATATATGTGTTTATCGAACATCGGTACCATGGCGCATCGATATTGGTTTGATATTCCCAAACATTTTCCAAATGTATCATTGGATGTATTTGTTATTATGCCGGATCATATGCATGGAATCATATGGATTCGTGAACCGGTAGAGACATGCCATGGCATGTCTCTACACGCGGATCAAATCAAACATTATGATCATCAATTCAATAAATTTTCAAAACCAATATCCCAATCGATACCGATGATTGTTAATCAATACAAATCCGCCGTCACCCGTTGGTGTCGACAACATCAATCCGGTTTCCAATGGCAACCCAGATATTATGAACATATCATTCGTAATGAACAGGCATTTCATAATATTCAACGGTATATAATTAATAACCCAAAAAAATATTTATGTGGCCATGGTTAA
- a CDS encoding phosphoribosyltransferase family protein translates to MWPWLIGILFPIQCLGCGTYDVWLCAHCIPDLPGEYHHPVLKKALHIMKYGGGKPIAVILGQTLAHRIPEASYDVIVPVPMYWKKRWARGYNQAQIIAEQFPKPVWPALKKIRATQAQATLNRQDRLKNLTGSFTINQPYAQYITGRRVLLIDDVYTTGTTTQLCTNLLYQAGAKQVQVAVLAYSANFKSTEIVSTS, encoded by the coding sequence ATGTGGCCATGGTTAATTGGGATATTATTCCCGATTCAATGTTTGGGGTGTGGTACATACGATGTGTGGTTGTGTGCACATTGTATTCCAGATTTACCCGGAGAATACCATCATCCGGTTTTGAAAAAGGCGCTGCACATCATGAAATATGGTGGCGGTAAACCAATCGCTGTTATTTTGGGACAAACCCTCGCCCACCGCATTCCGGAGGCTAGCTATGATGTGATTGTGCCTGTACCGATGTATTGGAAAAAACGTTGGGCGCGTGGTTATAATCAAGCTCAGATTATTGCTGAACAATTTCCTAAACCCGTTTGGCCGGCTTTGAAAAAAATCAGAGCCACCCAAGCTCAAGCCACTTTGAACCGCCAAGACCGACTAAAAAACTTAACCGGATCATTTACAATTAACCAACCCTACGCCCAGTATATTACTGGCCGGAGGGTTTTGTTAATCGATGATGTTTATACGACAGGAACTACTACACAACTTTGTACAAATTTACTTTATCAAGCTGGTGCTAAACAAGTACAAGTGGCGGTGTTAGCTTATTCAGCCAATTTTAAAAGCACTGAAATAGTATCCACTTCTTGA